One Miscanthus floridulus cultivar M001 chromosome 11, ASM1932011v1, whole genome shotgun sequence DNA window includes the following coding sequences:
- the LOC136492126 gene encoding uncharacterized protein, with the protein MSSYVPTVAVKLFIDKEKQRVLFAESDKDFVDVLFSFLTLPLGTIVRLLGKQSGLGCLDEVYKSVASLSIEHFQTEACKTMLLAPLSSAATQCSRLKVKIDNTNPRSIYVCKSTTCHERVFSSVHNAICKSCKGLQCMLRELPGNGNAAVGYDVDGVFVKSGRTLIITDDLQVAPASTCLVFSLLEKFGLNEGADIKEEFLHLDYSKVISLLKRTLISKEPLTGLYFDAVATPDAVPVSLEKLPVNMFPKEESNDARPEDTESCNSGS; encoded by the exons ATGTCGAGCTATGTACCAACAGTTGCAGTGAAGCTGTTCATCGATAAGGAGAAGCAAAGGGTGTTGTTTGCAGAATCTGACAAGGATTTCGTCGACGTGCTCTTTAGTTTCCTGACGCTGCCTCTTGGCACCATCGTTCGGCTTCTTGGCAAACAATCTGGATTAGGGTGCCTTGATGAGGTGTACAAGAGCGTCGCGAGTCTCAGCATAGAGCACTTCCAGACCGAGGCCTGCAAGACCATGCTTCTTGCGCCCCTCAGTTCTGCTGCAACTCAATGCAGTCGACTTAAAGTGAAGATTGACAATACAAATCCTAGATCAATATATGTTTGCAAGAGTACGACTTGCCATGAGCGTGTCTTCAGTTCAGTTCATAATGCTATTTGCAAAAGTTGTAAAGGTCTGCAGTGTATGCTTCGGGAATTGCCCGGGAATGGTAATGCTGCGGTTGGATATGATGTTGATGGGGTTTTTGTCAAAAGTGGTCGGACGCTAATCATAACAGATGATCTCCAAGTGGCTCCTGCTTCTACATGTCTTGTGTTCTCACTGCTCGAGAAGTTTGGGCTAAATGAGGGAGCTGATATTAAGGAGGAGTTTCTGCATCTCGATTACAGCAAG GTAATCAGCTTGCTCAAGCGAACATTGATCTCCAAGGAACCTTTAACTGGCCTGTATTTTGATGCTGTTGCCACGCCGGATGCTGTGCCTGTGAGTCTAGAAAAGCTCCCAGTAAATATGTTCCCGAAGGAAGAAAGCAACGACGCAC GTCCTGAAGATACTGAGAGCTGCAATAGCGGCTCGTGA